A stretch of Aphelocoma coerulescens isolate FSJ_1873_10779 chromosome 1A, UR_Acoe_1.0, whole genome shotgun sequence DNA encodes these proteins:
- the ADSL gene encoding adenylosuccinate lyase — translation MAAPGEEEDVMARYRSPLVSRYASAEMAFNFSERKKFGTWRRLWLYLAQAEKSLGLPITDEQIREMEANLDNIDFKMAAEEEKKLRHDVMAHVHTFAHCCPKAAAIIHLGATSCYVGDNTDLIVLRDGFNLLLPKLARVISRLADFAEKYADMPALGFTHYQPAQLTTVGKRCCLWIQDLCMDLQSLERARDDLLFRGVKGTTGTQASFLQLFEGDHSKVEELDRLVTAKAGFKRAYMVTGQTYSRKVDIGVLAVLASLGASIHKICTDIRLLANLKEIEEPFEKDQIGSSAMPYKRNPMRSERCCSLARHLMTLVMDPLQTAAVQWFERTLDDSANRRVCLAEAFLTADIILSTLQNVSEGLVVYPKVIERRIRQELPFMATENIIMAMVKAGGNRQDCHEKIRVLSQQAAAVVKQEGGDNDFIARVRADPYFSPIHKQLESLLDPSSFTGRAPQQVAKFLKEEVRPALIPYQSQMGGKIELAL, via the exons ATGGCGGCCCCCGGCGAGGAGGAGGACGTGATGGCGCGGTACCGCTCCCCGCTGGTGTCGCGGTACGCCAGCGCCGAGATGGCCTTCAACTTCAGCGAGAGGAAGAAGTTCGGCACCTGGCGCCGCCTCTGGCTCTACCTCGCCCAGGCTGAGAAG TCACTTGGGCTTCCTATCACAGATGAGCAGATACGGGAGATGGAAGCAAATCTGGACAACATTGACTTCAAGAtggcagcagaggaagagaagaagCTGCGTCACGATGTGATGGCCCACGTGCACACCTTTGCCCACTGCTGTCCGAAAGCTGCAGCCATCATTCACCTTGGAGCAACTTCCTGCTATGTAGGGGATAACACG gATCTGATTGTCCTCCGTGATGGGTTTAACCTGCTGCTACCCAAG CTTGCAAGGGTGATCAGCCGGCTGGCCGACTTTGCTGAGAAGTATGCTGACATGCCTGCTTTGGGCTTCACTCACTACCA ACCTGCCCAGCTCACCACTGTGGGAAAACGCTGCTGCTTGTGGATTCAGGACTTGTGCATGGACCTGCAGAGCCTGGAGCGGGCTCGGGATGACCTGCTCTTTCGGGGTGTGAAAGGCACCACTGGCACTCAAGCCAGCTTCTTGCAGCTCTTTGAGGGAGACCATAGTAAA GTTGAAGAACTGGACAGATTAGTGACTGCAAAGGCAGGATTTAAGCG GGCTTACATGGTCACAGGGCAGACTTACAGTCGCAAGGTGGATATTGgagtcctggctgtgctggccagTCTGGGGGCTTCTATACACAAG ATTTGCACTGACATTCGTCTTTTGGCCAACCTGAAGGAGATAGAGGAGCCTTTTGAGAAAGACCAGATTG GTTCGAGTGCTATGCCGTACAAGAGGAACCCAATGCGTTCGGAGCGCTGCTGCAGCCTCGCTCGGCACCTGATGACGCTGGTGATGGATCCCCTCCAAACAGCCGCCGTGCAGTGGTTTGAGCGAACGCTGGATGACAGTGCCAACAG GCGCGTGTGTCTGGCTGAGGCTTTCCTCACAGCTGACATCATTCTGAGTACGCTGCAGAATGTCTCCGAGGGACTTGTGGTGTATCCAAAG GTGATTGAGAGAAGGATCCGTCAGGAGTTGCCATTCATGGCCACAGAGAATATAATCATGGCAATGGTGAAGGCTGGGGGCAATCGTCAG GACTGCCATGAGAAGATTCGTGTTCTCTCTCAGCAAGCAGCAGCTGTTGTGAAACAGGAAGGGGGTGATAATGACTTCATTGCCCGTGTCCGTGCTGATCCTTACTTCAGCCCTATCCATAAACAGCTTGAAAGCCTTTTGGATCCCTCCTCCTTCACTGGACGTGCTCCTCAACAG